In Candida orthopsilosis Co 90-125, chromosome 6 draft sequence, the following are encoded in one genomic region:
- a CDS encoding Gpd2 protein yields the protein MTATAPYTIDKPFKVAIIGSGNWGTAVAKLVAENTAEKPEIFQKDVQMWVFQEDIDGRKLTDIINQDHENVKYLPGIQLPSNLIANPDIVDTVKDADLLVFNIPHQFLGRVNKQLKGNVKSTARAISCLKGLEVDPEGCKLLSTSVTDDLGIYCGVLSGANIATEVAKGKWSETSVAYTRPDDFRGEGKDIDEYVLKEVFHRPYFHVRVIQDVVGASIAGALKNVVACAVGFVIGAGWGDNAKAAIMRIGIREIIHFASYWQKFGIKGLAPPNPSTFTEESAGVADLITTCAGGRNVKVARYMIEHNVDAWEAEKIVLKGQSSQGIITAKEVHELLEHFKLQEEFPLLEATYKIIYEGGKVDDYPDILNND from the coding sequence atgactGCAACTGCTCCATACACAATTGATAAACCATTTAAAGTAGCAATCATCGGTTCTGGTAACTGGGGAACTGCTGTTGCCAAATTGGTTGCTGAAAACACTGCTGAAAAACCAgaaattttccaaaaagatGTACAAATGTGGGTCTTTCAAGAAGACATTGATGGCAGAAAATTGACTGATATAATAAATCAAGATCACGAGAACGTCAAGTACTTACCAGGAATCCAATTGCCATCTAATTTGATCGCCAACCCAGATATCGTTGATACAGTAAAAGATGCGGATTTGTTAGTCTTCAATATTCCtcaccaatttcttggtagagtcaacaaacaattgaaaggTAATGTTAAATCAACTGCTAGAGccatttcttgtttgaaagGTTTGGAGGTTGACCCAGAAGGTTGTAAATTGCTTTCTACTTCAGTGACTGACGACTTGGGTATCTACTGTGGTGTCTTGTCAGGTGCCAATATTGCTACTGAAGTTGCTAAAGGTAAATGGTCAGAAACATCTGTTGCCTACACCAGACCTGATGATTTCAGAGGTGAAGGTaaagatattgatgaatatgtCTTGAAAGAAGTTTTTCACAGGCCATACTTCCATGTCAGAGTTATACAAGATGTTGTAGGTGCTTCAATCGCTGGTGCCTTGAaaaatgttgttgcttgTGCAGTTGGTTTTGTCATCGGTGCTGGTTGGGGTGACAATGCTAAAGCCGCAATTATGAGAATTGGTATTAGGGAAATTATCCATTTCGCTTCCTACTGGCAAAAATTCGGTATCAAAGGTTTGGCTCCGCCAAATCCATCAACTTTTACTGAAGAAAGTGCTGGTGTTGCCGATTTAATCACAACTTGTGCTGGTGGTAGAAATGTTAAAGTTGCAAGATACATGATCGAACACAATGTTGATGCATGGGAAGCTGAAAAGATTGTATTGAAGGGTCAAAGTTCTCAAGGTATTATCACTGCCAAAGAAGTTCACGAGTTATTGGAACACTTTAAATTGCAAGAAGAATTCCCATTGCTTGAGGCTACTTATAAAATCATCTATGAAGGTGGGAAAGTAGATGACTACCCGgatattttgaacaatgattag